The sequence below is a genomic window from Pecten maximus chromosome 14, xPecMax1.1, whole genome shotgun sequence.
tttgtttttgtttttgtctttttcgACCCTGATTCCAGATGAAATTATCCCCTACCAATTGTTTAAACATACCCCTGGTAGTTTCGTAAGTGTAGAGTGTTTTATAGGGGAAATATGGTAATTGTGTCATATACATGGAAAATTATTTGTCAAGGTCAAGCACATAAAAATTCTAGAAAAATATAGATGTTAATGAAAACTATTCACCAGTAATCATCCATAACCCATACTCTAAACACTGACTCAGCTTTGAGCTAAGAGACATCTACAATGACAAAATTTCCTCTGATATctaaggtatacatgtatttgtatgacATTGATGCCAAGTGTATAGTCACTATATAATTAAACATAGATCAAACTATAAAGCTATCATCTTAGAGGATACGGTTTTCGTTGACATATTTCCGGACTCAAATAGAACGGCGTGCCTATGGTTGTCAGAGCATGGTCACCACTGTCACGTAAAATCCTAGCAATCCCAAAATCTCCGAGCTTGATAACACGCTTACTGTTCAAAAAAATATTCTGGGACTTCAGAtctgaaatgaaagaaaaattaGAACAACATTATTGCACCTGACCTTGATGAAATGAAGATGTAATCTTGTCCAATAAATTTTGTCTGATACCGTGTACTGGATAATCAAGTTGCGGACCATGGGTCTGATCCCACCCCAACCTATCCAATGTTTCCTTTTAAACCTATCCCGGGGTTCTTATAATGCTATCCCATGGTTCCCTATAAACATATCCCAGTGTTCGTTATAAAGCTGTAACAGGGTTCTTTATGCAAGGTTATATGCAGAAGACCATCAACACACTGATCCAGCCTTAAAACTAATTACTACATGCTAGTAGCATTATTAGTGAAAATTGGTCGATGTCTCTTGTACTACATACAGTTCTTCAACATTTAATCTTACCTATATCATaagggcatccagttgacccttgaatTTTAGCAATATCAGAAGTCAAATGACAACTTCTTGGAAATCAGAAGAGTCAAAACGTGTGTTAAATAGACATGTTCTTTCAATCCCAAGAGTCAGATATAATTTTTGGGaatcaaaaacatactctcaagggtctactggatgctCTGGTCATCCTAATGTCAAAAAATAATTACTACAGTACGTGCTAGCAGCATCAAAACACATTATTAGTGAAAATTGGTCGATGTGCCTTGTACTACATACAGTgctttagcaatttcagaagtcaaatgaCAACTTCTTGGAAATCTGAAGGGACAAAACGTGTGTTAAAAGAGATGTTCCTTCAATCCCAAGAGTCAAATCTCATTTttgggagtcaaaaacatactctcaagggtctactggatgttCTGGTCATCCTAATGTCAACAATAAAGAAATCCAAGTCACATACGACTATTAAAAGCTAGCCTCTAGAAcataatgattaaatatttttctcacatacttgcaaacAAACTTAAGTTTTTCATTGCACCGTCTTCAATGCTCCctggaatgtgcgtcaaaattgatgacatcatcatttacgacttggttactctacgtaaaatgatgacgttacgctactaacaataacgtaacgtcatcattttacattCTTATAACATATTCATCAATTGGTTAATTGTCTAtcgtcaggtgcactttttggggtcatctccgcatgcattttgtccggaaaacgcTTCGGCTCGTTGAACAGTTTcgtctaatttacgattatttgaaaGTTTTGTCGAatgaacgatgatttataatcataatttgtttttattatgttgAACGTGAGTACCATGCACCgaatatgacagtacacaggaaAAGCAAACGAAGTCAAGGATGTCTAGCGATCAAATTAACGtagaaaattaaagaaaaaaaaaaaagaaaaatataaaaggGAAATGGATTAGCATACTTTTGTtacaaaggtagaacaaaatgcttatctATTTGATAAActtgtcagtttactgaaatcaGGACGAACAAAGAGAAACGTTtatcacgaataagactgttATCAGGTTACTGGAACGTATACATGCGTACCAACATTGCTTACTTCAGACCTGTTCATTTACTTCCACAAAtgttacaaatatcatgtcgtcaAATACGAAGTTTATACTTCAAACTCAGACGATTTGTACGTTATGTTCAGTGATCCatcaacaatttattttcatgagtCCCACAATGTTAGATTAATATTACCACGAAATTCTTCGAGTTCCATCAAAATTTTATGAGTACATACAAAACTCGGGACTTGCATATAGATTTATCAGTGTGATTATTGGAAAATtgaggatgagtttcattttattttaaacccttttttattcaaatttttgaaACCGTATCATTTGCTTACTTGATTTCGATTTTCATAAACTTGATTAGTGTCAAAGCgtttaacgcattgtaaagTATTATTCCACTTTAAATcgcatatataatatgtaagttATGATGAATTACCTCATTAAGTGTAATTGTGTGTAAGCATCCAACGCTAATTAAGCTGGCTGAAGGGCTATATCACTACGTATTGGGGAGAAATGTTTCCCGATTGATATCATTACTGTCTCACGGCTGGTCTGACTGTCGATTGATTGGATACATAGAACATTGATCATATCTAGTTGAGTTGTTTCTGTTTCCCGTTTGATAATTTGATGGAGAGACTGTGAGGGGACACACTGTAACTCGATGGTACATGTCCATAATAATAAGTGCTTCACCATGTCAACAGGGATGTCCCCTCCACACTGTGATTAATGTCCGAGTCCTAATGATGAATTAAGCATTCTCATGTCTGTGTATCTTACCAGGAAATTCCTTTATTTTCATGCAAGTTTGATTGATGTAACATTTAAGCACTTTAAAActtaccttgacctttataACATGATGGTGACACTGAAATGATAGCAGATAAGGACTCCTAGTTATTTTTGCTGCCAGATGGGAATCCAATTCAAAGCACATTGATGTCATATGAAATGTTTCAATGGCTTAATGTCCTGACGTAAGCCTCGGACTACAGATACCAAAACATGTCATAGTGTCGCTGTCATGATTACACTAATGAGGTCCAGAGAAGTCAAACATCAAACGTAGACTAACCTAGCTAGGTAAGTACTCCATCAGGTATGGAATATACACTAATTAGTGTAAGTTTTGTAGAATAATATTTTACACTCacagatatcaaaataaacatttatttttgaagattttttttttttcattttttaaaaagctTTTGATAACAGTATcaaaaaacttcaaaatatgtttacaacataatgtataatgagttatattacatatgtgttaGAGATGaattatgattattttgataAGTGTCAAAACATCTGAATACATCGTATAATTTTTATGATAATGAGTAATATcgtgttttgtatataatttacattatttagtTGATGAGTTAATTGGTGAGTTAACAACATGTAgttagatttatttttttatatattttaacagatTGATAAACGCTGAAGATAACGATGATGAACCCCGAGGAAAGTGAGCGGATGTCTGTGCTCCTGTCCACATATCTGGAGAGGCGTTTCATAGGAACAGAGAAGACGATTAACATCAAAAGGGGAATGGTAGTTTTAAATGAACTTTTGGGAAAAGAAGATTTTGTTGAACTTATTCACACTGGAAGTTTTGGAGAAGGATGTTCTCTTAAAGGTTCAGACATTGACATAATGATGGTAATCACGAACATAAAAGGGATATACCCTGATCAGTGTAATAATATTCCTCAGCACCTGGCACACAAAACTCTTCTGTGCATTCGTGAGGCAGACTGTCGCCCTGGCTATGTCCAATCAGAGCTAGTTCAGCTAAAACAACCAGTACCTGCACCCTTTTTGAAATCAATAGTTAGAATTGAGAATTCATTCTTTATTTCCAGTGATATCTTCAGAGAGGAATATGTTCTTGATCATGTGTCTGTCACAGGTTTTAAATGTGAATCCAATGGCCGGACCAAGTAGTGCATCTATCATTAACGGAACAATGAGGGTAGACACAGTTTATTGCTTTTCGTACAACGGTTGGCCAAAGGAAGCAAATGAATGGATTACACGTACACGCCTGTATGGATGGCCACATCCAACCTTAATCAACAAGATTGTAAACAGTGGATGCCATCTTGTTCCAGTCGGGGATAAATGTTCAGACGATACATTTTTACAATGGAGAATCTCATTTGCAGCAGCAGAAAGATCATTAGTTCATTACTTTAGTCACAGCCAGGTCAAAGTATACGTGCTGCTGAAATATGTTTTACGACAAATTAAGGAGACATTAAAAGAAACCATTGGGGATGATGACATATTGTGCTCCTACTTCCTAAAAACAATACTGTTTCATGCAATAGAGAATTCCAGCCAAACGTTCTGGCAAGACAAGAaccttttttattgtttttggttttgCTTCAACATTCTAATTGCGTGGGTCAAGGCGGGATTCTGTCCCAATTACTTCATCCGAGTCAACAACTTGTTTCAGAGGAAAATACATGGACAGCATCAACAAATACTGTTGGAGATTTTGGACAACTACTTTCAGATAAAATGGGAGTGCCTATCAATAGACAACTTTAAAAAAACTTCAATATGGGAGAATCTGTGTGACACCTCTATACAGTCTGAGCTTCTTTGCCCAAGGACTTTACAAGAAACTATTATGGATCAGGACTCGAAAATTCTTCCTATGGCACcgtttttatcaatatttatctcATCATCATGGATCACCGGAAAGGCATTAAACTTATATTTATCACAGTCAAGTTTTGAGGAaatgtacacatacatgtatgtccaagTTATGAATGGTGTCAGATGTCTTTCATTAGGACTAATCTCAAATGATCTGTGTGGAAATGAGGCTGCTGCAGGTAACAAGGCCAAATACCAGCGTCTGAGGAAATGTAAGTACTTGATGACTCCCATGGCTTAATTCGGTACAGAAGGGTTGTATTTAGcaacttttcattttttgacTGGACATATCAGAGCTTAGCAGACCAATATTGAAACTAGCACAATACttcaaatataacaataaacttGATCCAGAACTGTGCACATTGTACAGACACCTGTATCATCCTGGATGCACATTAGAAAGGCTCGAGAAAACTTACATCCACAGCATTGTATGTGAACGCGACTACATGCATCTTCCTCATCTCTGTCTAGAGCTGCGCAAAGAAGAAATAAGAATAATCATTCCACCTCTACCATATGTCTTGTTCCTGAACTTCCTTTGTTATCACGAGATTGGAGACACCAGAGGGCGTGATGAAGCATTACAACACCTGATACAGATTCAGTATCACAAGGAACAAGGAGGACACAAGTACTGGATCGTTCACACACTCATTGGGATCTGTTATCAAACACTCGGGGACTTCACCAGGGCCATCAGGGCTTACTGGGAGTCAACACAATCAAAGGATTATTTTCATGTGTGGAACACTGGCATTGACAGAATAGCAAtagtgtatctatgtatgtatgtatcacagaggtctgacagaaGATATCTGTAGTGTATCTATgcatgtctcacagaggtctgacagaggataactgtggtgtatctatgtatgtatcacagaggtctgacagaggatagctctggtgtatctatgtatgtcttaCAAGGTCTTACAGAAGATAGCTGTGATGTATCTATAAATGTACCACAGGGGTCTGACAGAGGATCGCTGtagtgtatctatgtatgtatgtctgacagaggatagctgtggtgtatctatgcaTGTCTGgcagaggtctgacagaggatagctgtggtgtatctatgcaTGTCTCACAGAGGTTTGACAGAGaatagctgtggtgtatctatgtatgaatgcctcacagaggtctgacagaggatagctgaGGTGTATCTATGCATGTCTCACAGAGGTTTGACAGAGAATAGCTATGGCGTATCTATGTATGAATGCCTCACAGAGGtttgacagaggatagctgtggtgtatctatgtatgaaTGCCTCACAGAGGTTTGACAGAGAacagctgtggtgtatctatgtatgaatgcgtcacagaggtctgacagaggatagctgtgatgtatctataaatgtatcatAGGGGTCTGACAGAGGATCGCTGtagtgtatctatgtatgtctcacagaggtctgacagaggatagctgtggtgtatctatgcaTGTCTGgcagaggtctgacagaggatagctgtggtgtatctatgcaTGTCTCACAGAGGTTTGACAGAGaatagctgtggtgtatctatgtatgtctcacagaggtctaACAAAGGATAGCTGTGGTTTATCTATGTAAATATGTCTCAAAAAAGGTCTTACAGAGGACAGCTGTGGTGTATTAAATGAACGAGTGTTAAATGTTGCCTAACTGATGGAGTATTTTTAATTTCTCATCAAGCAGGAGATACTCAGCTCAATCTATTAGCTGTATGAACTTATCTTCCGATTACGTCACTTCCACTCAACGACAGCCATTCGCAAATAGATAAGAACTGCATAAGAGACACAGAAATTGACATGAACTTTTATTTCTTCTTAACCATCAGCTGCAAAAAGGGTATTTGCGATATCTACAATCATCAGATTTGCATATTGGAGTTCAGATGGCGTATTCATAAAACTGTTGTGAGTGGCAAACAACTTTTAGTAAATTATAAAACTATGGGTATAACTGCAGTTATCTCCAATTAAACCActcaaatgttatataatatattgtacttaTCTCCCCTTGAAACCTGTAGTGTCGTGCAATATGCTGTTGTGATCAGTTCCTTGAATAACTCAGTGACTATGTAATATAAAGGAATTATATCCATCAAATCACTAAAGTGATAatgaagttatctcccctgaatcattcatgttttgtaatatactggagttatctccctttagtcACTCAATAGTTACCTTTAATAATTTTTGTGATAttgaagttatctcccttgaatcaCTAAAGTGTTGTGTAAGGTCTCGCaaaactaaatcagccaatcagttGTTGCTTCACCTGAATcaagtccctgaagaaaatgGGTTTCTtgggtttgtagctatttcctgagtaaataacacaaacaatggcTACTTTCTATGTAAGAGAATAAAGAATAGGGTCTTGAGATTCTAAAAATCCAAATTATAcactcctggtataaatagaaaaatgTAGGATTCCAGGGGTAAAAAtgcgggaattccccaggtgggggttcccctgCCCACTGTTAAtttcagggttactgtcttccaagtactgGTGAGCTtttatatgctattaaacctatccaataacataatttgttctggtagggaaatcttcaaactttaatttgatataaatttcccaatatttgaacttcaaatgagtgattgaggggatggagtcattggtaataacatatagtaaaataattagttgtgtgagacctgtAATATACTGTAGTTTTCTCCGTTTGAACCACATTTACTCTTGTGTAATAGTACTATGTTATTGAATGTCGGACATTCCATTCACAACACAAgtgagcacaggtaaatcgaGCTTTGCTAAAGCTGTCACCGAGGGGGTAATAAGTATACCCCTCGCTTTTCCATGATTGGTTTGGATACTTTGTGAAGCTGCCtatttatggtactataaccaaatcaaacatgttctaGTTAAGAACTAAGTAAATGCATAGCCGAACAAAATTTTGCtcatttttttaagaaaaaggGGTATAACTCTATTAGAACTGGTAATTTGGCAAAATCTTTGCATAGAGCTAAGTCGCATAGGGTCAtctaactacataccaaattttagtaaaatccattgaaaacaaagcaaatgcatagccggacaagctagtaaccataAAGaggcataactctgtaaaaagggtttttttcgGAAGAAACCGTTACTGGAGAAacaacttcatgccatccttcaactctgtgtaaatttcaagaaaaacataaaaaaactaagtgaatgcatagcagaacaaaattattatacattttttatgaaaaaggggcataactctgttaaaaagggctaaagtgacataatttgtttaaaaggacTACTTGAGGAAAATCACAACACCTTATGGTCTTTTAACTACACCGGcgtgcttgactttcatactcaaaatacaaacagtTTGACAgtaaattgtgatatatttaatatagaTGACAtttctgcactttgatattaacaagaggcccatggggcctgtatcgctcacctggttggatttgaccaaatgtcaaaataatgttcatgttcaattccttttgtttgttaacctcaaacaatgctatatatggttatagcggtgggatcccaactgcttgaaataatgaagtccagactctctgagtttacaacatgcatgactagtagtgatttaaaggaattacctctatttcccatatggggccccaccccttttgcccctcgggggtcagagtcaccatttatgcaaaatctgttccccttccccaaatgatgtttttgaccaaattgggttcaattcctttcataactttatgactagtagcgatttaaagatataacctctgtttccccattaggccccgcccctttggtcctttaggagtcagagtcatcatttatgcaaaatctgttccccttcacataagaatgtttctgaccaaattgggttcaaatccattcataactttatgactagtagcgatttgaaggaattacctcaatttcccctattgggccccgcccctcaggccccttgggggtcagagtcaccatttatgcaaaatctgttccccttcccccaagaatgtttctgaccaaattgggttcaaatccattcataactttatgactagtagcgatttgaagaaattacctctatttccccattaggccccgcccctttggcccctttggggtcagagtcaccatttatgcaaaatctgttccccttccctgaaggatgtttctgaccaaattgggttcaaatccattcatcactttatgacaagtagcgattttaaggaattacctcaatttcccctattggaccccgcccctcaggccccttaggggtcagagtcaccatttatgcaaaatctgttccccttcccccaagaatgcttctgaccaaattgggttcaaatccattcataactttatgacaagtagcgatttgaaaaaattacctctatttccccattagaccccgcccctttggccccgtgggggtcagagtaaccatttatgcaaaatctgtttcccttccccaaaggatgtttctgactaaattgggttcaaatccattcataactttatgactagtagcgatttgaaggaattacctctatttccccattaggccccgcccctttgtccccttggggggtcagagtcaccatttatgcaaaatctgttccccttccccaaaggatgtttctgaccaaatttggtcaaaatccaataagaactttatgacaagtagcgatttgaagcaaatgttgacggacgacggacgacggacgacagacgacggacgccgcaccatggcataagctcaccggaccttcggtccaggtgagctaataaaattATAGCACATCCTTGGAACAGGGtgatgattttaattagaaataatcgataattatgtgtctggttttcaagttttctccaatatggcgtcggGTAAGGACTGAACTGAGCGACCGCAAA
It includes:
- the LOC117342663 gene encoding uncharacterized protein LOC117342663; translated protein: MMNPEESERMSVLLSTYLERRFIGTEKTINIKRGMVVLNELLGKEDFVELIHTGSFGEGCSLKGSDIDIMMVITNIKGIYPDQCNNIPQHLAHKTLLCIREADCRPGYVQSELVQLKQPVPAPFLKSIVRIENSFFISSDIFREEYVLDHVSVTGFKCESNGRTK